Below is a genomic region from Caulobacter rhizosphaerae.
CTGGGCGGTGACGACGATCTCGTCGAGCGCGGTCGCCTCTTGGGCGCCGGCCTGGCCCGCCGCTGTCATCATCGCCGCGCCGGCGACCCCCGCGAGCACCTGGAGCTTTCGCATTCCATACCCCCGTCACTGCTTTTGCCAGGAGATAGTAGTTATAACTATCATTATGGCAAGCAGCGTTCATGGAGCGCTGTTCAGCCAGCCAGGCCAACGTGACCCACGCCAAGCCGGCGCGGTCGGCCGCACCTCCAGGGCGTCCAAAAAGAAAATCCCCGCCGGAGGGGCCGGCGGGGAGTTGCAGGGGAGGGGGACGTCTTTAGAACCGGTACGAAACGCCGACCATGTAGGTGGTGCCGTACTTCTGGTAGTCGATGGTCTGGCGAGGATCGCCGCTCTGGTAGGTCTTGAACGGCTCATCGGTGATGTTGTTGGCCTGCAGCAGGATCGACAGGCCGTTGAGCGGACCTTGCCGGAACTCGTAGCCGATCTGGGCGTCAAGCACGGACTCGGTGTCGACGGTCCGGTAGATCCGCGCGGCGCTGAGGCCGGCGACCTCGCCCAGGAACTTGCTGCGGTAGCGGTTGCTGATCCGGGCGTTGAAGCCGTTGTTCTCGTAATAGAACGTGGTGTTGATCACCGTCTTCGACAGGCCGGGCATGTCGATGGGCGCGGTGTTGTCGTCCAGCTTGACCGAACTGTCGGTGTACGAGCCGCTGATGATCAGGCCGAAGTTGCGCAGCGGCTCGAAGAAGATGTCGCCCTGGATCGAGGCCGACAGTTCGATGCCGCGGATATAGCCGCCCTTGCCGTTCTGCGGCGCCTTGGCCAGGCCCTGGGGGGTGCCTAGCTGCGATTGCTGGGTCGGCGTCAGCAGCGACAGGAACGGCGAGAAGTCCTCGATCGTCGAGGCGCCGGAGTTCACGAAGTTCGACAGTTTCTTGTAGTAGGCGGCGGCCGAGACATAGGCTGAACGACCGAAGTACTTTTCCAGCGACACGTCGACGCCGTCGGCGATGTAGGGCCGCAGCTGGGGATTGCCGCCTTCGGTGCTGAAGTACGAGGTGTTCGGATCGGTCGAGGTCAGGTTCGACAGGTTCTGGTTGAACGACTGGCTGGCGCGCAGTTCGTCCATCCGGGCCCGGGCCAGGGTGCGGGCCGCGCCGAACCGCAGGAAGGTCTCGTTGCTCAGGTCGAACGTCAGGTTCAGGCTGGGCAGGACATAGGTGTATTTGTCGCCGCCGTCGTTGCTGGTCGGATGGGCGGTGTCGGCCGGATTGACCCGCGTGCCGGTCGAGGACTGGTCGGTATGGACCACCTGCAGGCCGGCGTTGCCGGTGACCGGGATGGAACCGACCGTGCTGTCGATGTCGAACTTGGCGTAGGCGACCTGTACGTCTTCCTTGACCGCCCAGTTGCGGGTCTGGACCGCCGGGCTCTGGTCGGCGACCAGGGTGTAGACGCCGTTGTCGAGCAGGTAGGTCGGGTCATAGGCCAGCATGGCCTTGATGCCGATCAGGTTAAGGCTGACCGTGCCGACCAGCGCTTCCTTGGGAATCGGGCGGCTCAGCGGCGCGCCCTGGGCGATCGTGCCGCCGAAGGTCAGGAAGCTTTCGTGGACTTCCTTGGACTTCTCGCGACGGCTGGCGTTGTAGCCGAACTCGACCTTGTTGATCGGACCCCACGCCAAGTCGCGCTTGGCGGTCAGGCGGACGGCGTTCAGCTCGTCCTTGATCGCCGGGGTGTTGTAGAAGCCCGCCTGGGTCACGGCCCCGCCCGTGGCGGCCCCGCCGTTGGCGCCGGCGCCCCAGCCCTGGGGATCGGTCAGCACGAACAGGGTCGAGTTGGTGTAGTCCAGGCTCGAGCCGAAGGTGGTGCCCGCGCCGGGCGTGGTGTTGAAGGTCAGGGTGTCGGTGGCGCCGACCCCTGACGGCCCCGTCCCCGAATAGGATTCGAAGATCACGTCGCGACGCTTGGCGTCCGAATGGCTGAGGTCGGCGGCGAGGGTCCAGCCGTTGTCGGTGTCGTAGGCGATGTTCCAGCCGGCCGACTTCAGAGTGGTGTGGCGGGTGTTGAGGTCGTTGCGCATGACCCCCTTCACGCCGGTGTAGGTTCCGTTGGTGATCAGGCCGTCCTGGGCCGTGTAGCCCGGCTGCAGGCTGGCCGAGCTCCAGAACAGCGGCAGCTCGATGCCGCGCAGGATCTGCTTTTCGCGGAACTTCGAATAGTAGAGGTCCAGCGAGGTGTGGAACTTGTCGGTGGGGCTGTATTCCAGCACCCCGATCACGCCGGTGCGCTTGAGGTTGTTGGACTGCACGTACGGCTTGGCGCCGCCGATGACCAGATCGCCGGACGCCGTGGTGGGATAGCCCCACGCGTTGAAGCGGCGGCTCTGGGTCGGGCTCGAGATGTCCGAGACCGCCACGGCGACGCCCAGGGTGTCGTTCAGGAACTGGTCGACGAAGGTGGCGCTGAGCCGGTGACCGGTGTCCTTGGCGTCCGGGTTCAGCTTGTCTTCGCTGTTCATCTCGTAGCGGGCGTTGGCCGACAGCACCGTCTTGCCGTACTTCAGCGGGCGGATGGTCTGCAGGTCGGCGGTGCCGGCCAGGCCCTGGCCGATCAGGGCCGCGTCGGGGGTCTTGTAGACCAGCACGCCGCTGAGGATTTCCGACGGATACTGGTCGAACTCGACGCCGCGGTTGTCGCCGGTCGAGACCTGCTCGCGGCCGTTCAGCAACACGGTGTTGTAGTCGGGGCCCAGGCCGCGGATCGAGATTGACTGGGCGCGGCCGTCCAGGCGCTGGGCGGTCAGGCCGGGCAGGCGGGCCAGGGACTCGGCGATCGAGGTGTCGGGCAGCTTGCCGATGTCCTCGGCCGACACGGCCTCGACGATCGAGCTGGAGGACTTCTTCAGCGCGATGGCGTTCTCGATGCCCGCGCGGATGCCGGTGACGGTGATTTCCTCGACGGCATCGGGGGTCGGCGCGGCGGTGTCCTGAGCGTGGGCGGCGCCGGCGGTCGCCAGTAGCAGGGCCAGGCCGGTGGCGGCTCCGCTCATCAATCGCGTTCGGCGCGGCATGGAATTGGTCGTCATCAGAGGCTCCCTCCCAATCGGTTCCCGCGGTTTCGCCGCGGTGATCCAGCTTCGTTGTGCAAATTACTGCAAACAAATGCCTTCATTGCAACCGGAAAAATGAGCCGGACGTCGCGCTCGGTGCCCGCAAGGGGACGGGTGGCGGAAGATGGTTCGCGGATTTCCTGTTTATTCGGCGCCTTTAGGCGCTTTGCGTGGGTGATTGACAGCTTCGGAAGGTTTCTGCAAATTATTGCAAATCAAATGATCGGCGCTGAATCGACCGATCTTGTTAATGTCAGAGGGGCGGGCGCTTGGAACTTTGGAGGGCATGGGCGAGTCGATCGGTGTGGGCCGCGCTTATCGCCGCCACGACGATGACCGCCGGGTTCGCCCAGACCGCGCAGCCGGGTGGGGCCACCTATCTCGACCGCTCGCCACAGGACGAGGTGATCTACTTCGTTTTGCCCGACCGCTTCGCCAATGGCGACCCGACCAATGATCGGGGAGGTCTTTCCGGCGATCGCCTGACGACGGGGTTCGATCCAACCGACAAGGGATTCTACCACGGCGGCGATCTGGCCGGTTTGACCGCGCGGCTGGATTATATCCAAGGCCTGGGCGCGACGACGATCTGGCTGGGTCCGATCTTCCGCAACAAGGTGGTGCAGGGGCCTTCAGGTCGGGAGTCCG
It encodes:
- a CDS encoding TonB-dependent receptor, with amino-acid sequence MTTNSMPRRTRLMSGAATGLALLLATAGAAHAQDTAAPTPDAVEEITVTGIRAGIENAIALKKSSSSIVEAVSAEDIGKLPDTSIAESLARLPGLTAQRLDGRAQSISIRGLGPDYNTVLLNGREQVSTGDNRGVEFDQYPSEILSGVLVYKTPDAALIGQGLAGTADLQTIRPLKYGKTVLSANARYEMNSEDKLNPDAKDTGHRLSATFVDQFLNDTLGVAVAVSDISSPTQSRRFNAWGYPTTASGDLVIGGAKPYVQSNNLKRTGVIGVLEYSPTDKFHTSLDLYYSKFREKQILRGIELPLFWSSASLQPGYTAQDGLITNGTYTGVKGVMRNDLNTRHTTLKSAGWNIAYDTDNGWTLAADLSHSDAKRRDVIFESYSGTGPSGVGATDTLTFNTTPGAGTTFGSSLDYTNSTLFVLTDPQGWGAGANGGAATGGAVTQAGFYNTPAIKDELNAVRLTAKRDLAWGPINKVEFGYNASRREKSKEVHESFLTFGGTIAQGAPLSRPIPKEALVGTVSLNLIGIKAMLAYDPTYLLDNGVYTLVADQSPAVQTRNWAVKEDVQVAYAKFDIDSTVGSIPVTGNAGLQVVHTDQSSTGTRVNPADTAHPTSNDGGDKYTYVLPSLNLTFDLSNETFLRFGAARTLARARMDELRASQSFNQNLSNLTSTDPNTSYFSTEGGNPQLRPYIADGVDVSLEKYFGRSAYVSAAAYYKKLSNFVNSGASTIEDFSPFLSLLTPTQQSQLGTPQGLAKAPQNGKGGYIRGIELSASIQGDIFFEPLRNFGLIISGSYTDSSVKLDDNTAPIDMPGLSKTVINTTFYYENNGFNARISNRYRSKFLGEVAGLSAARIYRTVDTESVLDAQIGYEFRQGPLNGLSILLQANNITDEPFKTYQSGDPRQTIDYQKYGTTYMVGVSYRF